One part of the Leclercia sp. LSNIH1 genome encodes these proteins:
- the ppiC gene encoding peptidylprolyl isomerase PpiC: protein MAKTAAALHILVKEEKLALDLLEQIKNGADFGKLAKKHSICPSGKRGGDLGEFRQGQMVPAFDKVVFSCPVLEPTGPLHTQFGYHVIKVLYRK from the coding sequence ATGGCAAAAACAGCAGCAGCACTGCATATTCTTGTTAAAGAAGAGAAACTGGCTCTGGATCTTCTGGAGCAGATTAAAAACGGCGCCGACTTCGGCAAGCTGGCGAAGAAGCACTCTATTTGCCCGTCAGGCAAACGCGGCGGCGATCTGGGTGAATTCCGCCAGGGTCAGATGGTTCCGGCGTTCGATAAAGTGGTCTTCTCCTGCCCGGTGCTGGAGCCAACCGGCCCGCTGCACACTCAGTTCGGTTACCACGTTATTAAAGTGCTGTACCGCAAATAA
- the trxA gene encoding thioredoxin TrxA yields the protein MSDKIIHLTDDSFDTDVLKADGLILVDFWAEWCGPCKMIAPILDEIADEYQGKLTVAKLNIDQNPGTAPKYGIRGIPTLLLFKNGEVAATKVGALSKGQLKEFLDANLA from the coding sequence ATGAGCGATAAAATTATTCACCTGACTGACGACAGTTTTGACACGGACGTACTTAAAGCTGACGGGCTGATCCTCGTCGATTTCTGGGCTGAATGGTGTGGTCCTTGCAAAATGATCGCCCCGATTCTGGATGAGATCGCCGACGAATATCAGGGCAAACTGACCGTGGCTAAACTGAACATCGACCAGAACCCGGGCACCGCGCCAAAATATGGCATCCGCGGCATCCCGACTCTGCTGCTGTTTAAAAACGGTGAAGTGGCAGCGACCAAAGTGGGCGCCCTGTCCAAAGGTCAGCTGAAAGAGTTCCTGGACGCCAATCTGGCGTAA
- the rho gene encoding transcription termination factor Rho, whose protein sequence is MNLTELKNTPVSELITLGENMGLENQARMRKQDIIFAILKQHAKSGEDIFGDGVLEILQDGFGFLRSADSSYLAGPDDIYVSPSQIRRFNLRTGDTISGKIRPPKEGERYFALLKVNEVNYDKPENSRNKILFENLTPLHANSRLRMERGNGSTEDLTARVLDLASPIGRGQRGLIVAPPKAGKTMLLQNIAQSIAYNHPDCVLMVLLIDERPEEVTEMQRLVKGEVVASTFDEPASRHVQVAEMVIEKAKRLVEHKKDVIILLDSITRLARAYNTVVPASGKVLTGGVDANALHRPKRFFGAARNVEEGGSLTIIATALIDTGSKMDEVIYEEFKGTGNMELHLSRKIAEKRVFPAIDYNRSGTRKEELLTTQEELQKMWILRKIIHPMGEIDAMEFLINKLAMTKTNDDFFDMMKRS, encoded by the coding sequence ATGAATCTTACCGAATTAAAGAATACGCCGGTTTCTGAGCTGATCACTCTCGGCGAAAATATGGGGCTGGAAAACCAGGCTCGTATGCGCAAGCAGGACATCATTTTTGCCATCCTGAAGCAGCACGCAAAGAGTGGCGAAGATATCTTTGGCGACGGTGTGCTGGAGATATTGCAGGACGGATTTGGTTTCCTCCGCTCTGCAGACAGCTCCTACCTCGCCGGTCCTGATGATATCTACGTTTCTCCCAGCCAAATCCGCCGTTTCAACCTCCGCACTGGTGACACCATTTCAGGTAAGATTCGTCCTCCTAAAGAGGGTGAACGCTACTTTGCGCTGCTGAAAGTTAACGAAGTTAACTACGATAAGCCGGAAAACTCGCGCAATAAGATCCTGTTCGAAAACTTAACGCCGCTGCACGCGAACTCTCGCCTGCGCATGGAGCGTGGTAACGGTTCTACCGAAGATTTAACCGCTCGCGTTCTGGATCTGGCTTCGCCGATTGGTCGCGGTCAGCGTGGTCTGATTGTCGCGCCGCCAAAAGCGGGTAAAACCATGCTGCTGCAGAACATCGCGCAGAGCATCGCTTATAACCACCCAGACTGCGTACTGATGGTACTGCTGATTGACGAACGTCCGGAAGAAGTGACCGAGATGCAGCGTCTGGTGAAAGGTGAAGTGGTAGCGTCGACCTTTGACGAACCGGCCTCCCGCCACGTTCAGGTCGCTGAAATGGTTATCGAGAAGGCGAAGCGTCTGGTTGAGCATAAGAAAGACGTTATCATCCTGCTTGACTCCATCACCCGTCTGGCGCGTGCCTACAACACCGTGGTTCCAGCGTCCGGTAAAGTCTTGACCGGTGGTGTGGATGCCAACGCCCTGCATCGTCCGAAGCGTTTCTTCGGTGCTGCGCGTAACGTGGAAGAGGGCGGCAGCCTGACCATCATCGCAACCGCGCTGATCGACACCGGTTCGAAGATGGATGAAGTGATTTACGAAGAGTTTAAAGGTACAGGCAACATGGAACTGCACCTGTCGCGTAAAATCGCTGAAAAACGCGTCTTCCCGGCTATCGATTACAACCGTTCCGGTACCCGTAAAGAAGAGCTGCTCACCACTCAGGAAGAGCTGCAGAAAATGTGGATCCTGCGCAAAATTATCCATCCAATGGGTGAAATCGACGCGATGGAGTTCCTCATTAACAAGCTGGCGATGACGAAAACTAACGATGATTTCTTCGATATGATGAAACGCTCGTAA
- the ppiC gene encoding peptidylprolyl isomerase PpiC, translated as MKKSAAALHILVKEEKLAQEILAKLERGISFDHLAKRYSKCPSGRNGGDLGEFKQGVMVGPFDEAVFSCPLLKPCGPVKTKYGYHIIKVLYRR; from the coding sequence ATGAAAAAGAGCGCAGCGGCCCTGCACATTCTGGTAAAAGAAGAGAAGCTGGCGCAGGAGATCCTTGCCAAACTGGAACGCGGCATCAGCTTCGATCATCTGGCGAAGCGCTACTCTAAATGTCCCTCCGGGCGCAACGGCGGCGATTTAGGGGAATTTAAGCAGGGTGTGATGGTGGGCCCTTTCGATGAGGCGGTTTTTAGCTGCCCGCTGCTAAAACCCTGCGGCCCGGTCAAAACGAAGTATGGCTACCATATCATTAAGGTGCTGTATCGCCGCTAA
- the ilvC gene encoding ketol-acid reductoisomerase translates to MANYFNTLNLRQQLAQLGKCRFMARDEFADGASYLQGKKVVIVGCGAQGLNQGLNMRDSGLDISYALRKEAIAEKRASWRKATENGFKVGTYEELIPQADLVVNLTPDKQHSDVVRSVQPMMKDGAALGYSHGFNIVEVGEQIRKDITVVMVAPKCPGTEVREEYKRGFGVPTLIAVHPENDPKGEGMAIAKAWAAATGGHRAGVLESSFVAEVKSDLMGEQTILCGMLQAGSLLCFDKLVEEGTDPAYAEKLIQFGWETITEALKQGGITLMMDRLSNPAKLRAFALSEQLKTIMAPLFQKHMDDIISGEFSSGMMADWANDDKKLLTWREETGKTAFETAEQYEGKIGEQEYFDKGVLMIAMVKAGVELAFETMVDSGIIEESAYYESLHELPLIANTIARKRLYEMNVVISDTAEYGNYLFSYACVPLLKEFMTTLQPGALGKAIAEGAVDNAQLRDVNEAIRSHEIEKVGHKLRGYMTDMKRIAVAG, encoded by the coding sequence ATGGCTAACTACTTCAACACACTGAACCTGCGCCAGCAGCTGGCGCAGCTGGGCAAATGCCGCTTTATGGCGCGCGATGAATTTGCCGATGGCGCAAGCTACCTTCAGGGTAAGAAAGTGGTCATCGTCGGCTGTGGCGCACAGGGTCTGAACCAGGGCCTGAACATGCGCGACTCCGGCCTGGATATCTCTTACGCCCTGCGTAAAGAAGCGATTGCTGAGAAGCGTGCTTCCTGGCGCAAAGCGACCGAAAACGGCTTCAAAGTGGGTACCTACGAAGAGCTGATCCCACAGGCAGATCTGGTTGTTAACCTGACGCCAGACAAACAGCACTCTGACGTTGTGCGTTCCGTACAGCCTATGATGAAAGATGGCGCGGCGCTGGGTTATTCCCACGGCTTCAACATCGTTGAAGTGGGCGAGCAGATCCGTAAAGACATCACCGTCGTGATGGTGGCGCCAAAATGCCCGGGTACCGAAGTGCGTGAAGAGTACAAGCGTGGTTTCGGTGTGCCGACCCTGATCGCGGTTCACCCGGAAAACGATCCGAAAGGCGAAGGGATGGCGATCGCCAAAGCATGGGCAGCAGCTACCGGCGGCCACCGTGCGGGCGTGCTGGAATCCTCCTTCGTGGCCGAAGTGAAGTCTGACCTGATGGGCGAGCAGACTATCCTGTGCGGCATGCTGCAGGCCGGTTCTCTGCTCTGCTTCGATAAGCTGGTGGAAGAGGGTACTGACCCGGCATACGCGGAAAAACTGATTCAGTTCGGCTGGGAAACCATCACCGAAGCGCTGAAGCAGGGCGGCATCACCCTGATGATGGATCGCCTGTCTAACCCGGCGAAACTGCGTGCCTTCGCCCTGTCCGAGCAGCTGAAAACCATCATGGCACCGCTGTTCCAGAAACATATGGACGACATCATCTCTGGCGAGTTCTCTTCCGGCATGATGGCTGACTGGGCCAACGACGATAAGAAACTGCTGACCTGGCGCGAAGAGACCGGTAAGACCGCGTTTGAGACCGCTGAGCAGTATGAAGGCAAAATCGGCGAGCAGGAGTACTTTGATAAAGGCGTTCTGATGATTGCGATGGTGAAAGCGGGCGTTGAGCTGGCGTTCGAAACCATGGTGGATTCCGGCATCATCGAAGAGTCTGCTTACTATGAATCCCTGCACGAACTGCCGCTGATTGCGAACACCATCGCCCGTAAGCGTCTGTATGAGATGAACGTGGTTATCTCCGATACCGCTGAATACGGTAACTACCTGTTCTCTTATGCCTGCGTACCGCTGCTGAAAGAGTTCATGACCACCCTGCAGCCAGGCGCTCTGGGCAAAGCGATTGCCGAAGGTGCGGTAGATAATGCCCAACTGCGTGACGTGAACGAAGCGATTCGCAGCCACGAGATCGAGAAAGTAGGTCACAAACTGCGTGGCTATATGACCGATATGAAACGTATCGCAGTAGCAGGCTAA
- the rep gene encoding DNA helicase Rep, with protein MRLNPGQQQAVEFVTGPCLVLAGAGSGKTRVITNKIAHLIRGCGYQARHIAAVTFTNKAAREMKERVGQTLGRKEARGLMISTFHTLGLDIIKREYAALGMKANFSLFDDTDQVALLKELTEGLIEDDKVVLQQLISTISNWKNDLMSPAQAAASAKGERDRIFAHCYSLYNDHLKACNVLDFDDLILLPTLLLQSNEEVRERWQNKIRYLLVDEYQDTNTSQYELVKLLVGQRARFTVVGDDDQSIYSWRGARPQNLVLLSKDFPALQVIKLEQNYRSSGRILKAANILIANNPHVFEKRLFSELGYGTELKVLSANNEDHEAERVAGELIAHHFVNKTNYKDYAILYRGNHQSRVFEKMLMQNRIPYKISGGTSFFSRPEIKDLLAYLRVLTNPDDDSAFLRIVNTPKREIGPATLQKLGEWAMTRNKSLLTASFDMGLSQTLTGRGYESLTRFTHWLREIQQLSEREPINAVRDLIRGIDYESWLYETSASPKAAEMRMKNVNQLFTWMTEMLEGTEIDEPMTLTQVVTRFTLRDMMERGESEEEADQVQLMTLHASKGLEFPYVYLVGMEEGLLPHQSSIDEDNVDEERRLAYVGITRAQKELTFTLCKERRQYGELVRPEPSRFLLELPQDDVRWEQERKVITAEERMHKGQASIANIRAMMEKAKNR; from the coding sequence ATGCGTTTAAACCCTGGACAACAACAAGCGGTCGAATTCGTTACTGGACCATGCCTGGTGCTGGCAGGGGCGGGTTCCGGTAAAACCCGCGTCATCACCAACAAAATCGCCCACCTGATCCGCGGCTGCGGCTATCAGGCACGCCACATCGCCGCGGTGACCTTTACCAACAAAGCGGCGCGCGAGATGAAAGAGCGTGTCGGGCAGACGTTAGGGCGCAAAGAGGCCCGCGGCCTGATGATCTCCACCTTCCATACCCTGGGGCTGGATATCATAAAGCGCGAATATGCGGCGTTGGGGATGAAAGCCAACTTCTCGCTGTTTGACGATACCGATCAGGTGGCATTGCTCAAGGAGCTGACCGAAGGGCTGATCGAAGATGACAAAGTGGTGCTGCAGCAGTTGATCTCCACGATCTCAAACTGGAAAAACGATCTGATGAGCCCTGCCCAGGCCGCCGCAAGCGCCAAAGGGGAGCGGGATCGGATCTTCGCCCACTGCTACAGCCTGTATAACGATCATCTCAAAGCCTGCAACGTGCTCGACTTTGACGACCTGATCCTGCTGCCCACGCTGCTGCTGCAAAGCAATGAAGAGGTGCGTGAGCGCTGGCAGAACAAGATCCGCTACCTGCTGGTGGATGAATATCAGGACACCAACACCAGCCAGTACGAGCTGGTGAAACTGCTGGTGGGTCAGCGGGCGCGTTTCACCGTGGTGGGTGACGATGACCAGTCGATCTACTCCTGGCGCGGCGCTCGTCCACAGAACCTGGTCCTGCTCAGTAAGGACTTCCCGGCGCTGCAGGTGATCAAGCTGGAGCAGAACTACCGCTCATCCGGGCGTATTCTGAAGGCGGCCAACATCCTGATCGCCAATAACCCACATGTGTTTGAAAAACGCCTCTTTTCCGAACTGGGATACGGCACGGAGCTGAAGGTGCTCAGCGCCAACAATGAAGATCACGAAGCCGAGCGCGTGGCGGGCGAACTGATTGCCCATCACTTCGTGAACAAAACCAACTACAAAGATTACGCCATTCTCTATCGCGGAAATCACCAGTCGCGCGTCTTTGAGAAGATGCTGATGCAGAACCGCATCCCGTACAAAATTTCCGGCGGAACCTCGTTCTTCTCGCGCCCGGAAATCAAGGATCTGCTCGCCTACCTGCGGGTACTGACCAACCCGGACGATGACAGTGCTTTCCTGCGGATCGTCAATACGCCGAAGCGCGAGATTGGCCCGGCGACACTGCAAAAACTGGGCGAGTGGGCGATGACCCGCAACAAGAGCCTGTTAACGGCCAGTTTCGATATGGGTCTGAGCCAGACCTTAACCGGGCGTGGCTATGAATCGCTGACCCGCTTTACCCACTGGCTGCGCGAGATCCAGCAGCTCAGCGAGCGGGAGCCGATTAATGCGGTGCGGGATCTGATCCGCGGCATCGACTATGAATCCTGGCTGTATGAAACTTCCGCCAGCCCGAAAGCGGCCGAGATGCGGATGAAGAACGTCAACCAGCTTTTCACCTGGATGACTGAGATGCTGGAAGGGACGGAGATCGATGAACCGATGACCCTGACCCAGGTGGTTACCCGCTTTACCCTGCGCGATATGATGGAGCGTGGTGAAAGCGAAGAGGAGGCGGATCAGGTGCAGCTGATGACCCTGCATGCCTCGAAAGGGCTGGAGTTCCCGTATGTCTATCTGGTGGGTATGGAAGAGGGCTTACTGCCGCACCAGAGCAGCATTGATGAAGACAACGTCGATGAAGAGCGTCGTCTGGCCTATGTGGGCATCACGCGGGCGCAAAAAGAGCTGACATTTACGCTGTGTAAGGAGCGGCGCCAGTATGGAGAGCTGGTACGCCCGGAGCCGAGCCGTTTCCTGCTGGAGTTACCTCAGGATGATGTGCGCTGGGAGCAGGAACGTAAGGTCATCACCGCCGAAGAGCGGATGCACAAAGGGCAGGCCAGCATCGCCAATATTCGCGCCATGATGGAAAAAGCGAAAAACCGCTAG
- the ilvY gene encoding HTH-type transcriptional activator IlvY, translating into MDLRDLKMFLHLAESRHFGRSARAMHVSPSTLSRQIQRLEEDLGQPLFVRDNRTVTLTEAGEELRTFAQQTLLQYQQLRHTIDQQGPSLSGELHIFCSVTAAYSHLPPILDRFRAEHPSVEIKLTTGDAADAMEKVVTGEADLAIAGKPETLPGAVAFSMLENLAVVLIAPALPCPVRNQVSVEKPDWSTVPFIMADQGPVRRRIELWFRRQKISNPSIYATVGGHEAMVSMVALGCGVALLPEVVLENSPEPVRNRVMILERSDEKTPFELGVCAQKKRLHEPLIDAFWKILPNH; encoded by the coding sequence GTGGATTTACGCGATCTAAAAATGTTTTTGCATCTGGCGGAAAGCCGCCATTTTGGCCGCAGCGCGCGGGCGATGCATGTCAGCCCCTCCACGCTTTCCCGCCAGATCCAGCGTCTGGAAGAGGATCTCGGCCAGCCGCTGTTTGTGCGTGATAACCGCACGGTGACGCTCACCGAAGCGGGGGAAGAGTTGCGTACGTTTGCCCAACAGACGTTATTGCAGTATCAGCAGCTGCGCCACACCATCGACCAGCAGGGGCCCTCTCTGTCCGGCGAGCTCCACATCTTCTGCTCGGTGACCGCCGCCTATAGCCATCTTCCCCCCATTCTTGACCGCTTCCGCGCGGAACATCCCTCGGTTGAAATTAAACTCACCACCGGCGATGCCGCCGATGCGATGGAAAAGGTGGTGACGGGTGAAGCGGATCTGGCCATTGCCGGCAAACCGGAAACCCTGCCGGGGGCGGTGGCCTTCTCGATGCTGGAAAATCTGGCCGTAGTACTGATCGCTCCGGCGCTGCCCTGCCCGGTGCGCAACCAGGTGTCGGTGGAGAAGCCCGACTGGTCAACGGTGCCCTTTATCATGGCCGATCAGGGGCCGGTGCGTCGTCGCATTGAGCTGTGGTTCCGTCGTCAGAAAATCAGCAACCCCTCCATCTATGCGACAGTGGGCGGCCATGAGGCGATGGTCTCAATGGTGGCGCTCGGCTGCGGCGTGGCGCTGTTGCCGGAAGTGGTGCTGGAGAACAGTCCGGAGCCGGTGCGCAATCGCGTGATGATTCTGGAGCGCAGCGACGAGAAAACGCCTTTTGAGCTTGGCGTCTGCGCACAAAAAAAGCGGCTGCATGAGCCGCTTATTGATGCGTTCTGGAAGATATTGCCCAACCACTAG
- the gppA gene encoding guanosine-5'-triphosphate,3'-diphosphate diphosphatase has product MLRSTSLYAAIDLGSNSFHMLVVREVAGSVQTLARIKRKVRLAAGLSADNQLSPEAMERGWQCLRLFAERLQDIPTQQIRVVATATLRLAVNAGEFIATAQQILGCPIQVISGEEEARLIYQGVAHTTGGDERRLVVDIGGASTELVTGNGAQATSLNSLSMGCVTWLERYFTDRNLAQENFDDAEKAAREVLRPVADELRYHGWKVCVGASGTVQALQEIMMAQGMDERITLAKLQQLKQRAILCGRLEELEIEGLTLERALVFPSGLAILIAIFTELNIQCMTLAGGALREGLVYGMLHLAVDQDIRDHTLRNIQRRFMVDIEQAHRVARLATKFLDHVENEWHIEPICRELLLSACQLHEIGLSVDFKQAPLHAAYLVRNLDLPGFTPAQKKLLATLLLNQTNPVDLSSLHQQNAVPPRVAEHLCRLLRLAILFASRRRDDLLPAITLKAEGEKLTLALPENWLDTHPLGAEMLVQESQWQSYVHWALEVH; this is encoded by the coding sequence ATGCTCCGGTCTACCTCGCTCTATGCAGCTATTGATTTAGGTTCGAATAGTTTTCATATGCTGGTTGTGCGCGAGGTGGCGGGCAGTGTTCAAACGCTGGCGCGTATTAAGCGTAAGGTCCGCCTCGCGGCGGGCCTGAGTGCTGATAATCAGCTCTCTCCAGAAGCCATGGAGCGCGGCTGGCAATGTCTGCGTCTTTTTGCCGAGCGTCTGCAGGATATCCCTACCCAGCAAATCCGTGTTGTTGCTACCGCCACCCTGCGTCTGGCGGTGAATGCCGGTGAATTTATTGCCACTGCCCAGCAGATCCTGGGCTGCCCGATACAGGTGATCAGCGGTGAAGAAGAAGCCCGCCTGATTTATCAGGGGGTAGCGCATACCACGGGCGGTGACGAGCGTCGTCTGGTGGTGGATATCGGTGGTGCAAGCACTGAACTGGTCACCGGTAATGGCGCTCAGGCGACATCCCTGAACAGCTTATCGATGGGCTGTGTCACCTGGCTTGAACGCTACTTCACCGATCGAAATCTGGCGCAAGAAAACTTTGATGACGCGGAAAAAGCCGCGCGCGAAGTGCTGCGTCCGGTGGCCGATGAACTGCGTTATCACGGCTGGAAAGTCTGCGTTGGCGCGTCCGGCACCGTCCAGGCGCTGCAGGAAATCATGATGGCGCAGGGGATGGATGAGCGCATCACGCTGGCGAAACTTCAGCAGTTAAAACAGCGCGCGATCCTCTGTGGCCGCCTGGAAGAGCTGGAAATTGAAGGACTCACCCTTGAACGCGCGCTGGTCTTCCCGAGCGGGCTGGCGATCCTGATTGCCATTTTCACCGAACTGAATATTCAGTGCATGACCCTTGCGGGTGGCGCGCTGCGGGAAGGGCTGGTCTACGGCATGCTACATCTGGCGGTCGATCAGGATATTCGCGACCACACCCTGCGCAACATCCAGCGCCGGTTTATGGTCGATATTGAGCAGGCGCACCGGGTCGCCAGGCTTGCGACAAAATTCCTCGATCACGTCGAAAATGAGTGGCATATTGAGCCTATCTGTCGCGAACTACTCCTGAGCGCCTGTCAGCTACATGAAATTGGCCTGAGCGTCGATTTCAAACAAGCGCCGCTGCACGCGGCGTATCTGGTACGCAATCTCGATTTGCCCGGCTTTACCCCGGCGCAAAAGAAACTCCTGGCGACGCTGCTGTTAAACCAGACCAACCCTGTCGATCTCTCTTCGCTCCACCAGCAAAACGCGGTTCCGCCGCGCGTGGCGGAACATCTGTGCCGCCTGCTGCGTCTGGCGATCCTCTTTGCCAGCCGTCGCCGGGACGATCTGTTGCCGGCCATCACGCTGAAGGCGGAAGGAGAGAAACTGACGCTAGCCTTACCGGAAAACTGGCTCGATACGCATCCGCTGGGCGCCGAAATGCTGGTACAGGAGTCCCAGTGGCAGAGCTACGTGCACTGGGCGCTTGAGGTTCATTAA
- the rhlB gene encoding ATP-dependent RNA helicase RhlB encodes MSKTHLTEQKFSDFALHPKVIEALETKGFHNCTPIQALALPLTLAGRDVAGQAQTGTGKTMAFLTSTFHYLLSHPAIADRKVNQPRALIMAPTRELAVQIHADAEPLAQATGLKLGLAYGGDGYDKQLKVLESGVDILIGTTGRLIDYAKQNHINLGAIQVVVLDEADRMYDLGFIKDIRWLFRRMPAANQRLNMLFSATLSYRVRELAFEQMNNAEYVEVEPEQKTGHRIKEELFYPSNEEKMRLLQSLIEEEWPDRAIVFANTKHRCEDIWGHLAADGHRVGLLTGDVAQKKRLRILEEFTRGDLDILVATDVAARGLHIPAVTHVFNYDLPDDCEDYVHRIGRTGRAGASGHSISLACEEYALNLPAIETYIGHSIPVSKYNPEALLSELPPPKRLTRARSGNGPRRNSAPRNRRRSG; translated from the coding sequence ATGAGCAAAACACATTTAACAGAACAGAAGTTTTCCGACTTCGCCCTGCACCCAAAAGTGATCGAAGCCCTTGAAACAAAAGGGTTTCATAACTGCACGCCCATTCAGGCTCTCGCCCTTCCGCTGACGCTGGCGGGTCGCGACGTTGCAGGGCAGGCGCAAACCGGTACCGGCAAAACGATGGCGTTTTTAACGTCAACGTTTCATTATTTACTCTCTCATCCGGCAATTGCTGACCGTAAAGTTAACCAACCGCGCGCGCTGATTATGGCACCGACGCGAGAACTGGCGGTCCAGATCCACGCTGATGCAGAACCCCTGGCGCAAGCTACCGGCCTGAAACTCGGCCTGGCCTACGGCGGTGACGGTTATGACAAACAGCTGAAAGTGCTGGAAAGCGGCGTCGATATTCTGATCGGCACCACCGGCCGTCTTATCGATTACGCGAAGCAGAACCACATTAACCTCGGCGCTATCCAGGTTGTGGTGCTGGACGAAGCCGATCGCATGTACGATCTCGGCTTTATTAAAGATATCCGCTGGCTGTTCCGTCGCATGCCTGCCGCTAACCAGCGTCTGAATATGCTGTTCTCGGCCACGCTCTCTTATCGCGTCCGTGAACTGGCGTTCGAACAGATGAACAACGCCGAATACGTCGAAGTGGAACCGGAACAGAAAACCGGCCACCGTATTAAAGAAGAGCTCTTCTACCCTTCTAACGAAGAGAAAATGCGTCTGCTGCAGTCGCTCATTGAAGAAGAGTGGCCGGATCGCGCGATCGTTTTCGCCAACACTAAACACCGCTGTGAAGATATCTGGGGCCACCTGGCTGCGGATGGACACCGTGTTGGTCTGTTAACGGGCGATGTCGCACAGAAAAAACGTCTGCGCATTCTTGAAGAGTTTACCCGTGGCGATCTGGATATTCTGGTTGCAACGGATGTCGCCGCGCGCGGCCTGCACATCCCGGCGGTCACGCACGTCTTCAACTATGACCTGCCGGATGATTGCGAAGATTACGTTCACCGTATCGGCCGTACTGGTCGTGCAGGTGCAAGCGGTCACTCCATCAGCCTGGCCTGTGAAGAGTACGCGCTGAATCTGCCCGCCATTGAGACCTATATCGGCCACTCAATTCCGGTCAGTAAATATAACCCGGAAGCGCTGTTAAGCGAGCTTCCGCCGCCGAAGCGCCTGACCCGCGCGCGTTCTGGCAATGGTCCGCGCCGTAACAGCGCACCGCGTAATCGTCGTCGTTCAGGCTAA